The genomic DNA TGAAGAAATAGGAAAGGAACATGACGGTAATGTATCGGGTTTCACACGTCAACAGTATTCGCCTACtgctctttctttggaatGGGCTTCGGTGAGTATCCACTGAAACTCATCTTCCTCACGCCTTCACCTGGACTTCCTGTAGCATTAGAAAACTCTTGTTTAAATCTTTCGAAAGCTCTGGATAGATTTTTCTCCTCTATTTCAAGaccatttttatttctccAATCTTTATAATCATTACAGAAATCGTCCCAGTCTTTTTTAGCATTGTCCCATTTGCCCAATTCTATAGGCGGAATACCTAAATtcatttcatcttcttcaggtgttttattcttttcgTGATCCATTTTTGCCTTTAATATATCGCCCAAGTTAGGAGAACTTGCGCTGATatccttttccaattttttttgttttctgaTGAAGATCTCTTTAGGCTGCTTGGATCTACAAAATGCAGTGACCTGTTTAGCATAAGGTCCcttgaacaaaaagaatgaaaaagcAACGACGATATGGACATAGAAATAAACAGACCCCCAAACCATTAAGGATGGTTTCAAATCAAGTATGATGAATGGTTGTACCATATAGCCAAATGCTAACTTGATTGCGTATATGCCGATGAGATCATAAATTATTTTGGAGGGTAGAGGCGTAACACCATCTTCCCGTAAGAACATTGGCCTGAAATTACGCCTGTAAATTTTACCACATGTTTGGTACAACGCCCCCGTGGCAAATGTCAGGTAGTAACCAGGTCTGGTACCGTGCCAAAATGCTGAAGTTAAGAAAGTGAACAAAGTTGAACGGAAACCGGGCTTCTCGCCCTTTTTAGTAACACGCAAATAAACGGAGTACTTCAACCACTTGTTAGTGTTCATATTCCATGCCTCCAACATTTCACGTGTACTTTGTGCCGTTTCTACGGTCCAAATGTCAATATTTCTAACACGATCCCATCTGATCTTTTGAGTCTTTGGATCATAACCATTATACCCTAATCCACATAATACACAAGATGCTTCGGAAATGGTCCAGGCAGCATAATACTTGAATCTGTGAATAAAACCTAGTAAGAATAAGTAATGTGACCTGAAAATAAAGGACCTTTGCCCGAAAGTCTTTCTATCCAAAACATATGAAGGAGGGAAGTATTTCATCCCTAATGCGCTTAAAACCATCCACAGGAGACCTTGAACCACTTTCCATGAAGCCaatttaccattttttggaatttgtCTTTTTCCAGAATGATATCTTCTCATTGGTTTTTTACTTTCAGGTAAGTCACGGAACATCTCACAATTCAGCCAGCTGTCAAAGTCAGCATAATCAAAACTTGGCCCAGTCAACAACGTTGAATAGAAAAAGGCGTATGCTaagaatttcaataaagatGGGTGGCCTTTAACGGCACGAGACTGCTGGTGTTTAGTCAAGTCTTTGAAATCACTCTCACTGGTGCACGAGCCATCATAGTATGACCAGGCAAAGGAAGTTAGTTTCATGGCTAAGACCATTTGTGAACTTGTAATATCAACAGTCGTTTGAGTCTGCTCATTAAGGAATTGGGCGTGAATATGGTTCAGCGCCAAATGACCCAtaacgaagatgaaattcAAATGTGGCATAAACTTGGAGCGGTAGAATCTAGAGATCAAGTACGTGAACATGGTGCTAATAAACAAGGTCCGAAATCCGCTTACTAGGTTAAGCACACCAAATAAGTAAAATATTGACATAGAGATGATAAAGCAACATTTCAAAGTAACACGCTTCTCAGGGATCCTCTTTAAAATAGCGTTCAGAGGGAAAGAGCCTAATAGACAAATGGCATATCTTAGAGTAAAACCATCAATCCCGTAGTGAGTAGTTACTTTTGTTAAGACGGCATCCACCGGATTGTACATGGTTGGCAGTTGTCAGCAGCAGATTAAAGATACCACGATTAGTCCTCTCGAATTCGAATTGTCTTCTTATCTGACCTGTGCCTGTATGGAGAGTTCCGCCTAAAATTTATTCAATTAAGAACCCTTTATTTAGATGGTCGATGTTTTTGATGGTTTGTGGTTTCGACGCGAAGTTCGAAAGATCTCTGCAATTTTGTTGAACAGATGGAGCAAAACAGCTCAACAGCAGGACAAAAAACAGCTAAAAAAGAGTCTCTCCACTTTGAGCAATCAATTCGAGCAGGGTTCAACCACCTCTGTCTGGAGAAAGCCCCAGCTAGTTTTAGTACGATCATATATACGcaattcaataaaaataactaCAGATAAATAGAGCATACGCAAGACAGTTTTAATCATCTTGCAACAATAACCAAAAAGATTAGACGTAGAAATGTGACTGTAAAGCCCTGTATGGCGGGAGATATACTCATTGTTTCCCAATGCTGCTTTTTTCAGTAGGGGATTTGGCACTTGAGAGGGAGCTCGCGTAGTAATACTTCTTTTGGTCGGTCAAGAGAATTATGGCTCTGCTTACTAAACAAGTGAAAATCTCCGTGTTTTCAACCAACGTGGCCATACaagaagggaaaaaaaaattcttgtcTGTTTGCTATTCATCGAGAGGTTCAGCTGTAGAGAATTAACGAACCAAGAATGCTATCTAGAACAATTCGTGCCCAAGGTACAGCCCTGAAAATGTCGCAACTAACTGTTACAAGGTCATTGTCAAGTACACTCAACTTGCAGAATGTCAAAACCAGGCCCCCCACAGGAATTGTTTTGATGAATATGGGAGGCCCATCCAAAGTGGAAGACACgtatgattttttgtatcAGTTATTTGCTGATAATGACTTGATTCCCATTAGTGCCAAATACCAGAAGACAATTGCGAAGTACATTGCAAAATTCCGTAC from Saccharomyces eubayanus strain FM1318 chromosome VIII, whole genome shotgun sequence includes the following:
- the ALE1 gene encoding lysophospholipid acyltransferase; this encodes MYNPVDAVLTKVTTHYGIDGFTLRYAICLLGSFPLNAILKRIPEKRVTLKCCFIISMSIFYLFGVLNLVSGFRTLFISTMFTYLISRFYRSKFMPHLNFIFVMGHLALNHIHAQFLNEQTQTTVDITSSQMVLAMKLTSFAWSYYDGSCTSESDFKDLTKHQQSRAVKGHPSLLKFLAYAFFYSTLLTGPSFDYADFDSWLNCEMFRDLPESKKPMRRYHSGKRQIPKNGKLASWKVVQGLLWMVLSALGMKYFPPSYVLDRKTFGQRSFIFRSHYLFLLGFIHRFKYYAAWTISEASCVLCGLGYNGYDPKTQKIRWDRVRNIDIWTVETAQSTREMLEAWNMNTNKWLKYSVYLRVTKKGEKPGFRSTLFTFLTSAFWHGTRPGYYLTFATGALYQTCGKIYRRNFRPMFLREDGVTPLPSKIIYDLIGIYAIKLAFGYMVQPFIILDLKPSLMVWGSVYFYVHIVVAFSFFLFKGPYAKQVTAFCRSKQPKEIFIRKQKKLEKDISASSPNLGDILKAKMDHEKNKTPEEDEMNLGIPPIELGKWDNAKKDWDDFCNDYKDWRNKNGLEIEEKNLSRAFERFKQEFSNATGSPGEGVRKMSFSGYSPKPIPKKEQ